The Hydractinia symbiolongicarpus strain clone_291-10 chromosome 2, HSymV2.1, whole genome shotgun sequence genomic sequence AGTTAAACAGCTGTTAGGGCGtgtacaaaaaattgaaaaaaaatttgaagatctccggggggggggggctatCTTCCAGGGGGCAATTTACTGGGGGGCAATTCTCCGGATACCGTTTTTCAGTACTTGTAAAGACAGACATCGTTGAATTTCGCCGCATATGACTAGCAACAACACTCGTGCTCATGTCCAATCATATCATCAACTACTTTATCGGCTCAAAAAAAATCGACCCCAACCCTATGCTTTCAATAATATTTACTCGATTGCTTGACGTCAATCGTTCACGTCTAACTAGTCTCTTATTTGGTAAAATATGTCCACTTTAAAACGTAGCGTATAAAGACAGAAAGTAAATAAGAACAGGAAAGCAAAAACAAGGGAAATGTCAGCCTAATCGCGAATAATACCGCTTTCGTATACAATATAAGCATCTAAAAACAGATTGGCCGAAGGCTTATTCCCCGAGTCTCAAGCTCACGGTACAGCGATCCAGCCAATAAAAATACATACGAAACTACGACATCTTCTAATTGGTTCATAATAAAAACTCTGCTAAaggttagaaaaaaataaacaaaaatctatccaataataaatattataaagaaCAAAAAGCAACAATGATAAagagaacaaaaataaaattttctactCTTGTTCTTCACATAATCAGGTCACGTGATAATCACACGAGACAGAAAGAATTAACAGAAGACTTTCTGTAGAAATTTAGAATAAGCAGAATTACCACGATTCAAAAACATCTGTATCATGTGACTATCAGTGACATATCGGACACTGAAACGAAAGTAGCGTCCGAGAGAAGCCGCATTTTAGTATTCAAACACGATTATTAACCCAACTAGAACAGGCGAGAATCCATGTGAATCGGACGACAAAATACCGTCAAATAGCCTAACTTCAATCTTGCATGAAGGGTGCTTTCACATTATGTTTATCAGGCGATTCTGCAGTCTTTCTTACGATGCTCACTACTGACGGAGCGAGCAGATTTACTCGGTTTTTGTAATAAGTCCGGGCGCACGCGATCTATTTCACTCATTATTAACTCAAAAGCTTCGTGAATGTTGAAACCAGTCTAAAAGGAGAAATTGAGAATTCAGTCAGAAATTATAcgaacaaaattttgtaaacgaCTATCTAAAATTTGATAAACTATGAAAAATACATTGTAAAAATAAACCACTATCGTATTCCTACGCAAAAAGTTCGTTAGCGCGCCAAATATACTCCAGAAATTACGCACAAACATGTCGCGGTAAAATTAAGCTACTTGTGGTACTTATGTTAAATATTATGCGAAATATGTCCATTTTGCTATTACGTAAAAGTTAATACGAGCGAACAGATTTTCTTCTGTTGCATGAATATATAAACGCGCGAAAATTGATACGAACAAGTCAGCAATCCATGCTACAAATGTTTTCTAGCAACCACGTTACATGTTTTAAGTCGCAAAAAAAGCAGTGTTATAGATCTTAAGGTCCTATAGATAATGCGATAGTATAATTAAACACATCTATCTATGCAAGTATTTGAAAACAGGGAGCTAATTTTGACAGAATTTAGTCTGATAGAAATTTCTGATGGTCACGCCCACTTTCGAAGGGTTCAAgtgaaaaaaactttaagtTCTATGTAAAAAACTGAACAGTCGTCACCTTCGCAGAGGTTTCGATGTAAGGAACTCTAATCGAGGCAGCGTATTCTTCTGCTGTTTCTTGAGGTGTGTCTCGATCATTTTCTAagtcctaaaaaaataaaaacgatacAAGCACGAGGAACAAAACATTAATCTGGTAAATCCCATACAAAAAACATTATCCCAAGCAGAACCCAATTTTACAAAATAGCTACCTTTTTATTCCCTACAATAATGCAAGGGATTCGTTGAGTCGAGTTTCTTGCTTCGTTCGCCGGCGGAAATATCTTGCTTCGTAGAGCTTGGAGATCGTTCCAGCTCGATAGAGAGTTTATTGCATACAAAATCATAAATGCGTCACCGGTCGAAAGTGACGAGTCTAGAAATGTCGTGAATTCTTCTTGTCCCGCCGTGTCCACAATTTCAACGTGATGTTGCCGACCACGATACGTCATctaccaacaacaacaaaaaataaagatagatagatagatagataggtaGATAGATGTGCAATTTTACACCGCTAGCCACACAattatcgagggatataccccaTCTATTaattccaggaggggccatggcttagatggagaatCTTAGATAGGGTCCGCgatctaccagacaactccctgcaacatccaacggcccacacagtgcgcCATCTTCCCCATTTCCCTCACATGATTGGGGCTAATCCGGGCCAAAGTAATatcactcgcccatattgaatcgtgGCAAAGAATATCGCCGTAGAAATATCCCTAAAATGCTGGATTTAAGCGCAATTTGCATGTGTTAAGGACAAGAATACGATACTCTTATCCACGAGAGTTCGGAAACGGACACAAAAAGAGCAAATTGATTAATCTATATGTCTTTGATAAGCTGCTTGCCGACACTTATTGCGGTAATTTTCATCTCGCCAAATATTTTCTTTGATTCCGTTCCTTTTGTTATTAAATTGGTAGTACGCGAAGCTGACTAACGATATTCCAGTAAGGAATTTGGTTTGCTTATAACCGAACGCGCCTAATTTCTGACGACATTATACAAATACATGATTGTTATTAAGACAGCATGAGAAGAGCGTGACATGGTAAATAgccaataattttatttaaatcctGATTGTTGAGGTTACCTGACCCCCTTTTACAATCCACTGAATGAATGAATTCACATTCTTATTTTTGGCGCTAAGATGGGACAAAATGTTATAGtgcttttaagaaaaaaaattattggtattttgcagaataaaatTTGGTTAGTAATTTGCAGAATGAGAATAAAGTACTTACCACCGTCTTGTAAGTTTCCTCTAAAAAAAGTGATAAAAgtgagataaaataaaaatgttgtgtATCTAACCCCCGGCTAAGCAGTTGGGCCAGCTTGAAGTTGAGCAAACCGCTGGACGCTTCGTCGAACAGGCGGCGACTGGTTGCATAATATATGCATCCAGTTagccacaaaaacaacaaacaaaaaacatgttgcATTTGTGAAATATGTCCACGCAATAAAATCGTGTAGTTCAgcatttttaaatcattttacttACTACGTTGTTGTCAGTCTTAATACTCATTTTGTACACATTTGGCGCACTTTTGGGCACTGCAACTAGACTAGGGGTTAGCCCGGACAATCATTGTTTGAAGCTTTCCAAGTTTGAAGCTAGGTTGCTCTACAAGTTACTAGGTGTTAAATTCAGTTGTTTAGCGCCGTTGTTAACGACAGTTTTTTGGCGAATTAACAAGTTAAAAATTAGAAGTATTTTAAGAAGTCTTGTACtgaattttttaacacaaaattcaCCGTGTTTCGTTCAAATTTTTAAGAGTTTATAGGGAACTTTTAAACACTATCCATTAACAGTtcataaaaaactaaaaatcattGTTTAAAGTAACAAATATAACATACCCATGGTGGGATCAtaatactaaaataaaaataaaatggaaagtttaaacacagaaaataaaaaagaaaaattataaagctTACCTCTTTTGTGAGACACGATAAAGCATAGATATACTAGAAGGTTTTTAGATAGCAGTGTCACAAAAACATGTCATACCAATTCGACACCTTTTACGAGGTATCAGGGATACCCTGTAAGAGGGGCGAGTTAATTATGTCGATTGCTGTCATTTTAAAGATATTTGTTTTAGAGGCGTTCCTTAATCCAATCATACCTGGGATTCTTTTGCCTGTGTAACAAGAAGTGGGGTGGGGGGAGGGGCATAAATTGTCTGCGGGTCATAAATCCCAAACTACGTACGTAAAACTTAACACAGTTGTAAAATAACTTAATACATTTCAGGTGAaaagaatttgatgacgtcacatagATTATTTCCTTTAATTTTTCACTTGCGGACTGTTTACCAAACATTGACTTAGTATtaagaaaaatgaattttaattttaaaaatatatatgtgaaAAGGTCCGTTTTTCCAGAAATATTGACACTACTTGGTACATTATCATTACTTGTTACATATGTAAAATATTGTATTTAAATAAGGTCAAGGTAAGGAACAgaatataatgacgtcatttgCATCGCTaattagaaaattttttataagactTTGACCAGAGATTGGCTGGTGCATGgacaaagtgtccgctaatcagAGGTATCCGCTTTTTAGAGTGTCTGTTAAttggagagaatactgtatatcTAATACCCAATACCGTAAAATGCCGTAATCAAGCGCAGCCCTTAACAGCGGTGATAGTAACACATTGGTGCGCTGATTTGAGGATGCGCATATATTGGAGTATAAAAAGGTACAAGGTGAAAACGATAGAATAACTGAAATATTTTTCTCAATGTGTATTGCCctataaagtttatataaagtATAAAGTAAAATTGATCTATATGCTCTAAAATGTCTCTCCTTAATCTTCGTCAGTTTTTTAAATCAGAATGAACAATGCTTTTTCGTAGTCAACAATATCAGAATAAACTCGCTTATCTTAAGGGTGCGCTTATAAACAGGAATAAAATTTTGATAAGGATTTGGTGTGCTTAACTACAGTTTGATTATAGCATTTTACGGTATGACCTTAACAACCCCTTAGTAACCACCCGGTGGCCATCATACATGCAATAATAACTACCAAATACAACATGTTACAACACTCTTACATGAATATAAGCACTACTTCCGACCCACGAATTTTACACCCCCGGAAAgtatagaaacaaaaaaataaaatcctcaATAAAAACTGGAATAAGTCACAAAATTCCAGCACTTAATCATGTGcctaacaaaaattttatatcTGCAAGTCGCGGACACTACGTAAATACGGCTAATGTTTCCATTTGTTCGACCAGACAGGAAGCTTTTGTGACATCACTTACTTTACTCTCTCAGAACTTTAACATCGTAGAAAGCTCTCGAAATAAAATTACCTCGttgaattcattttttaaaaatcttatcGTCACACAACTTTTTCCCACACCACCACTTCCAACTACACACACTCTTAACATGTTCttctccttttttttctttagttcaTTTTTcactttctaaaaaaaacaaaaaaaattaaagaggcTTCTcacaaacttttttcttttactttctgAGTGTCCCATCTTACAGAAAATTGGAGTTGTTTAATATAACATTCCTACCAGAAAATCCGTAAACAAGAAAAACTAAATAAGATTTAATCACAAGATGGTCGCCACATAAGTCATAAAATAAAGGACATTATTTTGATAAATTGTGCGCGCCAAAAAAAGAAGCTTGCACCACTCCGAAAATTACAATCAAAATTGGCCGAAAAAACAAGCAAGTTTCTTACctgaagaaaaaacattgtttaaacgAATCAACACGCGCTACATACTTTCCAAAAAtcttgatataaaaatattatccaacttttttcattcattcattcatttttttttcttttttcatctttGGCCGTTgggattttaaaataaaacggaCTTCATATCCTGTCTTTAAAGCCTGGTCTACACGctcaaaaattccaaaaaatgttttgctGGGCCAACCTACCTGTTGTACTCCACATAGGCTCAATCAAAACTCTAAAGTTagtgtgattttttttatccgCTTTGTCAGTTGAAATTTACCAAACGGTTGTTTTTCAGACTAcattaatttatttactttcaaaagACGTTTAAAAGATGTCTTTTGAAAGACGCTCTTAAGAAGATGCATTAAAGACATCTTAATAGCGTTTTCTAacagaagatttaaaaaagacatcttAAGACGTCTTAAAAACGTCTTGTGCCGGCTGGGTTCACACTGTGGCTAGACTGTCCAGGCTAACACTTTTCTGATTGGATCCGCAACAAATATCGAAGTGTTTTCATTTCGCTCCTATATTTCTCTTattacaaaaagtttttttttctttaaagaagAATTAACTTGTTACCTGAAATGATATTAAAGCTGAATTTCCAGTGAACAGCCAAATGGAAACGGAACAGAACAagaaaaatgcttaaaaaatttgatggttttttttttataatttctccGTTGCTGTCCGcaagaaaaattgaaataatttcaacTTTCAGTCTGAATGGAAATGGAAAAGTTTGTTAACCAATCAGATTCCAGACATTACTATTCTCCGTTTCATTTCGTTTTCAGTGAAAATTCTTCTTCTGTTCTGTTTTACTCCCAGCGGTGTTATCAATACCATTTGGAAGGTTAGAACGTTTGAACGTGATCTCAGCACCAGAATTTCTagttaaatcaaaattttcttGTCGACTATAGCTTCACATGCACGTGTCTGTCAATTAAAATTGGTCGTGTATTCCAGGCTTAAACTCgccttaaaaattacaaaatcgtGCTAGATGTTCGAGAGAGACGAAGTCCCAAGtgatattatttttcattttacaacTCATTAGGAAAAAAAAAACCTCTCTCTACCACATAGCTGATTAGATTCTTTGTGTACTAAATTGATTTCGCTGATCTAATACCTCGTCCATTCAAAAATAAGTTCTGCGATGAAAGACATATCCATATTGCGGAAATATTGAAATTTGACGGCATTCGCGTGTGTGTAGTgcaaataagccatttttgtaGATAAATTATTATTACCCAAAAATTTCCTCCATTTCTATGTGCCCTAGCAAGGATCAGGAGGGCCTACTTTATTCGTTATTGTTTCGGTTTAAAAATTGCTTACTTACCAGCAGCTATGAGAGCCGAGTaagacaaataataataataagtggCAAGTTATAGTTATAATAgttataattatatatagttATAAAAAATGGTTGCCCAAAACAAATTTACTTGTGGGTATGTATTTTGCGCAGCAGAACATATGAAAAGCACCTTTCTGTATATCCTTATACAAGTCTcgcagttaaaaaataaaactgctgACGTCACTGAATAAAACTCGAAGGAAGGATAGAAGATGATATTACATGTCAACACGTTACACTGAGAGTCTTCTACTAGCACTAAAATCAATTtcagtttaaaatatttgtgtTGTCAGCAATATGGTCCAAAATTAAATCGATCAATCGTCATACTCTAGCTACCTCAACAGGACCGAACAGTGTGGCCTTTATTATTTTGGTAGTTTGTTCTTGaatcaacaaaataattttaacatttggtTTGTTGTTTTGTTCAGATGAACTGGATCATGGAATTTATAAAGGCATAGTTAGTAGAAAAAGACTGGTTAGAAAGGGCGGCGAACTTTAAAGGGATTCCCGCGCGTCGAGATGATATGTTGCGCACTGAGTTTTTAGTAACCGAGGCAAAAATAACGGTGCACAGATTTAAGGCAGTCGTCCAAAAAATGACCACCAGTACTCATGTTTATATATTTAATGATGACTTTGAAGCTGTACTAAGAAGATAAAGAGTTCAAAAAGGCCCTCATTAACAATGCTCAAAATGTTACTTCTCAAACTTTGGTGTAACATAGCTACTGGGGATCATACATCCTAAGGACAATCATTTCCAATATCAACATTCCATTGAGCCAAAGATTTGTGTTCATATTCGAGCACATAAGTGTTGATATGATAGATAATAGTACTCAGTATTCTTTTTGACATTCAGTAAACATGTAAGTCACAATATTTTTTGGCAAATTCAACTATGGTAAAGCTCCCAATAACAATCTCTTTTTACCAGGTCCCTTCTGTAATGGAACTTGAAGAAAGTGAAAAGGAATTGTATAGTATTTATAGAATGATTCTCTGGACAAAGTTTTACTGTGTAGGAATACTTCCAAATATCAATATCTTCACCTTTAAAATGCTTATCACAGGTGTTCACAGTGTCGTTTTCTAATTGTTTTCTGAACAGTTGATTAGCAACTCTCAATTTCGTAATTATGTTCAACTAGTTCTCTCTCCATTTTCCATAATCCTCGTTGATAGATTTAGGTAATTTAAATGTCGATTCCTGCATTTCTCCTAGAACTACCACAGGCAACTATGCCAGGTATTTTTCTCCAGGCATTTTGCAGAAACTTATATAATTTCTCTGCAGATTCTAAGAAACTAGTGTAGGAATTTCTAGGAATTCCGTGAACCGATATTGTCACTTTACTACTTCAAAACCGCAACAAAAGGATACACGCTTTGAAACGCCGCCCTTCCTAACCAGTCATTTTTAATAACCATGAAAAAGGATTTCTACATACAGAAAGACAATGCGTAATTTAAAATCTACGGTGGTAAACCTTTTTCTCTAAAATACGTATTGCGGGCAGAGGTTGCGTCATGCAGCCTTCAAGGGAATATTTACGTATTTAGACATAGCGATGGGGTAACGACTTAGCGAGTTGGGCGTAAGTAGTCAATCTATATGTAACGTCCCCGTCTAATGAACGCGTCCAAAAGGTTGTCGATTTGTAAGCGTCACAATCTTTTACCTAGAATTTAAATATCTGAAGTATTTTAAAGGTTCTGTTAATTAACACGGTCGACATAATACTGAAGTGATTGATTATCCATCTTACACTTGAGTAAGTATCTAGTTCGAATAAAAGCCTCCCTCAGATTATGGCCTAACTTACTAGTCTGTTTATACAAACCGGATTCCTGAGTCAATGGTTTAACTTACTAGTCTATCCACATAAATCTGATTCTGAGTCAATTGATTAACTTACTCCATTTAACCTGTTTGTTGTAGCCTAACTTACTTGCCTGCTCCACATGCGTTAGTAGCCCTGCAATTGCAGGGCTACTAACGCATGTATTAAGGTCGAATACTTTTTATCATTGAATACAATTTCTCGCCACACCTTTTTTAACGTCAGCTGAATTAGGTAATGTcggaaaacaaatttaattctCTTTCACACATTTTGTTATCATAAACCAGAGTGGTCAGGAGTTATGGCTAATAAAATGCGTGTTGGTATTTTGGCCTTGTTCACATGCGTACGTCATTTCGGAGTCAAAGAAGTTTAAGAGTTAAGACGCTAAATAGAGTAGCGAAACCCAACAATTATAAACGGGCTTCGTCACTACAATATTCATATTATGGATGCTTAATGAGATCGTGGTGGATGAGATCATAATataattttagtattatttgtATTATTGCTTGAAACAAGTGATTTTAGGCATGAAATTATTACCTAAGTCCACAAATTGAGATGCTTTCTTCCAAATTCAGTGGCTTACACCAAATTTGATTGATTTATGACAATTGTAATTGATTTTATTTTGAGAGCACAAAGATTTACACGAAATTTTGGCTGAGACTCAATCCTTGTTTTTTTTGCcttctttttcttattaaaaaatgaatgctgcatgacttttttaaaaaagctgcttacaaaacaaaaacaaacaacaacagcaacaaataTGTACAGAGGAAAaaggaaatctttttttttgaaaaacacccTATGGTAGTGTATCAGCAGTTTCCAGGTAAAGAATAGTGACGTCATACTGGTACGTCACAGTATTACGAGCAAATTATATATTTAGCCACACTTGATTAAAAATCAAATTAGGATTCAGACCACTTCCCAAACAAAAGTCCaaagtaaaaactaaaaaagttgGTGTGACGATATGCAAATAAAACACAACGTACAAATAAACTCAATTTTTTGAAGTATTACCATCTTTTTCGTTGGCCCACCAAAATACCGAGATGTTGGCGCGAATTTAGAACATATATTTCCAGTTATTATTGAAGAGGTGTAACCGGTATCAACAATATCATCACACTGTTTGTTTTTACTACTGGCATAAGTCTTTGAAAGTTTTTGATTTAACTGAATTTCACACAGCATCGCAGTCTTAAAGACGTACAAACTATCCATGCAAAGCAATAAGGTTATATCCTACCGTTTTTAAAGCAACTTTTCCGATTCAAATCACAACATTCAGCAACGCTTTCGAAACTCTACGCTTAACACGTTAGCAGTTTGTTGTTATGATCATTAtgtacttcaaaaaaaaaagaagctcATAAAACTCTAAGCATAATTTGTTCGTATTGTGTGCCACGCTGGGAGACTAATTACTTTAAACAAAGTTTCTctgcaagaaaaaaaaagtgaaaaccaGACGATGTTTCCTATTGAAATAACTACTGACGCAAACTATAGTGGTTACAGACGCAAGTAGAGCTCAAAAGGTGTTCTTCTGACCATACAACGcaaaatatttacagaaatttttattaatttttttaaagcatgGAACATATTCTGAATTTGCTGATGTGAGTTGCAAAGGTTGGATACCTCTTATAGCGAGTGCGAAACATCATGCCTATCGAAATATTCAGTATGACGCACTCAAACTACGCGGTGTCTACATACACTGCAACAGTTTCTACCATTTATTTCAGCATGAATAAAACGTcatgttaaaattgttttacagTTTATGACCAACAGATATTTTTTTGCACATATTGGAGGGATTGCGTTGCGAGATTTGATTTGCGTGGTGGGATAAactgtgttttgaaaaaaaattattatctaccAAAAAAAGCAGTGAGGGAGAAAGGGGGGAAGCCTTCTCCCTGGCACTGTGATCCATGTATTGCAAAGGTAAAGAACGTGTGACACTATTTACAAGGGACTGTTGTAAAATGTAGAAATATATCTATTATTTCTGTGGCGGCATATGGAAAAAGTATTAAAAGTATACTAGCTTCTGATTGAATCATTGACATGGCAACCAAGCGCATCTAATTCTTTTCAATAACTATTTATATTGGTTTTTTGAAAATCAACTTTATAAATTAACTCGACTACTAATTACATCAATtgagtttttattgttttcagaCTTTGGCCAACAGAGTTGTTTTTTCTAAGTTCAAGCACTTTATTATGTCATTATGTCATTGTTTTTACTTGTGAATTTCAAAAAGATTACGTATGCTTAATCACAACCTTGTGCCCAGGACTGCCGTACTTACTGGCAGATCGTATATGCAATTGTTGGGAACTAAAGGGTGAGTCGCAGATCAAAATGTGTGCGCTAAACGTGAATCTGACTTTAAGATTGTACCAGTACCGTTTAACGTAACTTTTTCAATTTGTGAGTACTTCTTCACTTGGTACACGTGTATCGCTCGGTGTGGTTTCCACCACCCAAAAACGAAATcgtaaattctaattttaaaagaatgacCAAAGCATTAAGGCGAATGTCTGAAAACGAAGTTCTGGAGTAaccagtaaaaacatttttatgttaaaaacaaaGCAATTACCATgtcttatttaattttaaaaatattggatTAAAAAAGAGTTAAACAATAATGGCGGTTTGTAGCCTTGGTGATAAGTGTTTTTAGAAAAGAGCTACAACTGTGTGTGAATTAGACTCTGGTCATTTTataattgttatttttgttgttgtttaaatcgatacaatttgcaaaaaattaaactAGACACTCACGGGAGAACAAAAAACAGTCGAGTTCATTATtagttataacaaaaaaaagaatgggTTATTAAGCATCTCTTGTGCTTTAAGaaattattaaatataaaaagaatttaataatAGATGTGTCGAttgaaaataaagtaaacaTGACGTTGTTATATCTTTTGGAATTGTGTAGTGTCTTGAGCTGAAATTACTCTGATTCCAAATGAATCAAAACAATTGAAGGATGTTACTCATATAACCACTTTGCTTAATCTAACAAAACTTTGATTCTTGTTCTCATAAACCTATTATTTAGGACCGAAGGGCGTCAATTGGATTATAGCTGCCTTTTCTATGTTTATGACGCAGGGGAGATGTGACAATGCATACAGTGATCCTGCAATATCCTAATGAATCTCAACTCATACTACGAATCGCATTTTTTAGCTAGGTCCGTTGGTTCTTCTAAAAATTTTCTTACTTTAAGCTGAAGAAACAAACTTTTATCAACAGAAACGCTGTGTTTTAGTTCTAAGCCGATGCTATTCTCTTTTTAATTCTTTCTGACTCGTGACTTCAGGTACTTTTTATCTCTGTAATTATTCATACAGCCATACTTCCACAACATAACTAACACATCTTCCATTCAGTTTCAGAaggatttttcaaaagtgttttgttTATACAAAAGCTATACGTCACTTAAATGTCCGTTATCGTCACTTAAATTGATGTATTATATTTTCTTAATTATCTGGTCCACAAAATACACGTTTACAATTGAATAAAGGCACACATTTTGTAATGACCTTAAGATTGAAAGTTTACCTTAAGATGAAAAGTCGATCATTTGCTAAAACAACACGAGATCTGTatacattaaaaatttttttaatggatGTAGCTAAATATTCACAGAAAACAACGGTTGAGATATGGAATAATAATTTTCGTTCAAGAAAAACTTGAACATGGAGAGTCTGTAGAAAAAACACACACTTCTACGAAcagtttagaaaaataaatttcagtGTCACAAGATACACATTTCCCTAATCTTCAAAATCTTCAATTAAATTTTCGTCGCTTTCTTCCCCCAATAAAATATCTTCGTTTTCGTGAGTCGGTTTTATTTCTTCGGTTCCGTATGTTTCGCTATCTGGTAAACTGTCATCGACGGCGccatcttcaattttttttaaagccgGTCTAAGTAAGAAAACAAGAAGAAACAACTTTAAAGTCATCAATTGATTATTAGGAATACTCTCCCCTTTTACAAACCACTGCTCACCTGAACAAGTTGCGACTGATCGGAAATTTCGATATATCTTGAACAAAACATCTGTGTCCTTAAAAAACATACACCAGGTTCATGTAAACAGAGCACCAAACGTATTATATACACTCACTTTATTTTGGAAAAGACATGCTCCAAATTGGTCAATACCTGACGTTTTTAGTATTGTTTTGGTTTTACCCAAATATGGGAGCACTTCGGTGTATAAATCAACAGCTGTATGACGGctatctaaagaaaaaaaacccacATGTACCGCTTTACAGCATTTAACCTGTTCGTAAAATAGAAGCAAAAGTGCTTAACAATTTTTCAGTAACAGTGATTCATCTCAGTTGgtcttttaaaagacatttGCTGTCCTTTGCTGTAATTTACAGAAATATTATAATGAATTCCTTGATGAAAATTTTCATAAAGCAAACTGGTTGTTTACAAATAGCGATATGAAGACCAATAAAAATGACACGACATGTTTCAATTGGATTTTCTATCATTTCAAGAGTGTTTAATTTCGCTGCAATGCCATATCAAGCCGATGGAATCTTGTTTTTATAAATACTGTGTTCAGAAATTACCAACAATAATTGAATTCATATTCGTCAAAACTGTAAATTGTAAACTAACTTTGTCATTTGTAAAAACCAGTAACTTACCATGAAATAAATCATTTGTAGTTCTTTTTCTGATGTTtctctataaaaataaacaacagggACAAAAAACAACCGCctcaataaaataaacaatacatGACTACAGCCACCACTAccgccaccaccaccaccatcaAAAGGCTGGTCACTGATAATTGTAATGCCCACATAGTAGGGGCTTaatactaaaatttaaaaaaaatctcaaagaatcattttttttctttccattCTTGTTTGGAATAACTCATTATTTCGCGGTC encodes the following:
- the LOC130630257 gene encoding ras-related protein Rap1-like isoform X2 gives rise to the protein MLRVCVVGSGGVGKSCVTIRFLKNEFNEYYDPTMEETYKTVMTYRGRQHHVEIVDTAGQEEFTTFLDSSLSTGDAFMILYAINSLSSWNDLQALRSKIFPPANEARNSTQRIPCIIVGNKKDLENDRDTPQETAEEYAASIRVPYIETSAKTGFNIHEAFELIMSEIDRVRPDLLQKPSKSARSVSSEHRKKDCRIA
- the LOC130630257 gene encoding ras-related protein Rap1-like isoform X1 encodes the protein MFFLQKVKNELKKKKEKNMLRVCVVGSGGVGKSCVTIRFLKNEFNEYYDPTMEETYKTVMTYRGRQHHVEIVDTAGQEEFTTFLDSSLSTGDAFMILYAINSLSSWNDLQALRSKIFPPANEARNSTQRIPCIIVGNKKDLENDRDTPQETAEEYAASIRVPYIETSAKTGFNIHEAFELIMSEIDRVRPDLLQKPSKSARSVSSEHRKKDCRIA